The window GCGGGGAGACACGGGAGTCGGTTCTCCGCCATCGGTTAAGAATGTACGCCGGGGATGCGGCGAGCGCTTAAATTGGCGCACTCGTCAAGATGACGAGAAGGCCGAACAGGATGACGCCGAGAATGACGGTCACGACGAAGTGGATGAACACCACGTAGGCGGAGAGTCGGTTCGACCGGCCGTAGAGGTACTTGACGAGCGTGAAGTCGAGACCGATTGCGAGGGCCAACGCGACGAACGAGTTCCACCCGAACGTGGTGAAGACGACGGCGATTGCCGCCGGAACCGGGCCGACGGCGAACGCCTTCTTGAGTTCGACGTCACCGAGGACGTTCCGCACGGCGATGTGTGCAGTGAGAGAGAGAAACAACGCGAACAGCGCGAAGGTTCCGGCGACGGCGGTGACCGGTGCGCCGGAAGCGGCCGTCTGCAAGATGAGCGCGTCCATATCGGCGCATCGGACGCGACGAACTTAGGTTCGGTCGATTCGCGACGTGACAAACGCGACGAGACGAAACAGAACGAACCGAGTTAGAGCGACCCAGACAGCAACCCGAGTTCGGAGAGGCGCGAGATGATGACGTCCACTGCCGCCTCTGCGTCTTCGGGTTTCTTGCCACCCGTGATGACAAGTTTGCCCGACCCGAAGAGGAGTGCGACCACGCTCGGTTCGTCCAGACGGTAGACGAGACCGGGGAACTGCTCGGGTTCGTACTCGATGTTTTCGAGGCCGAGGCCGATGGCGATGGCGTTGAGGTTCAGATTCTCGCCGAGGTCGGCGCTGGTGACGATGTTCTGGACGGTGATTTCGGGGTCGTCGTCGACGGGAATCTGGAGTTCACGAAGTTTGTCGAAGACGATACCGAGACTCTCGTGTACGTCGTCGGTCGATTTCGCGCCGGTACAGACTATCTTCCCCGAGCGAAAGATGAGCGCCGCAGACTTCGGATTCTGTGTCCGATAGACGAGTCCCGGGAACTGTTCCGGGTCGTAGTCGGCACCTTCGAGGTCCATGGCCACACTCTGGAGGTCGAGTTCTTGGCCGATTCCCGTGGAGGCGACGACGTTCTCGATGTTGATGGTGTCCTTGGGGTCGGTCATGCAACAATTTAAGTCACGTATTTAAGGTTTAAAAAGATTGGTGCAAGAGTTTGACAATTTAGACGCGCCGTCGGATAATCTGGACGTTCCGGGCCGTGACGACGGTCCCAAGTAATGTCAGTGCAGTGGGAACAGCGAGCCGAGCAGTCGTGGGGCTGAGCGTCCAGTACGCGGCCACGAAGAGCGCGACTGAGACGAGTTTCAACACGGCGAACGACCCCGGTCCGGGGTCGCCGCCAGAGATAAATCGAACGAGTGGGTTCCCCTCCTGTACACCTGCCATCCTGACCCCGACGATGGTCGTGACGTAGTCACCGAGGCCGTAGGCGAGTGCCGCCGCGCCCCAGAGGATGGCGTCGAGCGAAGCCATGGGGGTGGATTCGGACCATCCGTCATAAATCTCGCCGTCCGTCGTCGGACAGGAGACCCCACTCGTGGCGGCACGCTGGCACCCCCGAAACCCGTACGAACGCAGACAGACTCGCCGGCGACCGATACCCTCATTTTTCCGCCCCGTTAGGTCCGAGCGTGTACGGATTGGAACTCGCCGGCGAGGAAGACGCGTTCGCCGCGCGCGAGGCAGAGGCGGCGGCGACGGCAGTCGAAGTGGTCGCCCCGGGTCTCGCCACCGCCCGCGGCGTCGACATCGAGCGAGCGACACTGCTCGCGTACACCCGCCGCGTCGTCGAACTCGTCGGGAAGTGCGACCCCGACGTCGACGCCGCCCGCGCACTCGTCGAAGCCGCGAGCATCGACCGCGAAGGGACCGTCGCCGTCCGCGCCCGCGACGTGCGCGGCCTGACCGGTGTCAGTACGAGCGACGCCGAGCGAACTGTTGGGTCCGCCCTGGTGGAGCGCGGATTCGACGTGGACCTCGACGACCCAGACCACGAACTCCGCGTCTACTTCACCGAGGGAACGTGTCTCGTCGGGTGGGCCGTCGCCGAGAGCGTCCGAGACTTCTCGGACCGAAAACCGACCGACCGACCGTTCTTCCAACCGGGGAGCATGGCCCCCGTGGACGCCCGTGCCTTCGTCAACATCGCCGGCGCGGAACCCGGCGCACGCATCCTCGACCCGATGTGCGGAACTGGCGGCGTGTTACTCGAAGCGGGTCTCGTCGGGGCCGACGTCGTCGGCGTCGACGCACAGGAGAAGATGGCCCGCGGTGCGCGGGTGAATTTGGACCACTACGTCGACGGCGGGCACGTGGTCCGCGGCGACGCGACTGCACTCCCGTTCCGCGACGACACCATGGACGGTGTCGTCTTCGACGCGCCGTACGGGAGACAGTCGAAAATCGAGACGCATTCACTGGCAGACTTGGTCGGCGGCGCGTTAGAAGAGGTGTATCGAGTCGCCCCGCAGTGTGTGATGGTCGCCGATAGGTCGTGGGTGGACGAGGCCGAGGATGCGGGGTGGGACGTCGAACAGGTGTTCGAGCGACGAGTCCACCGGTCGCTCGTTCGGTACGTGCACATTTTGACGCGGTGAGAGAACAGACGTTCAAAGCGAGGCCATGTTCAGGAGTTTTCTTTTGAGACCTCGGTAATCCGTAATACAGCCCCTTCTACGAGCTCCTGAAATTCACTCTGGTCAATTACTCTAATCCCGTTGGTAGAGGTGGTACTGACCAGACTGGTGACGACATCCGATTCCACGATGACGACGAACACACTGGTGACAGACTCGTTCTTCATCAGTGACCGGCACAGCGAGAGATCGATGTGGTCTACCTCCTCTCGATAAAAGACGCGAGCCGCGATGTTACGCTCTCCTTTGGTCGCAGTCAGTGGTGTGGCAGACTCGCCAATACCTTGTTCG is drawn from Haloferax litoreum and contains these coding sequences:
- a CDS encoding DUF7473 family protein, producing the protein MDALILQTAASGAPVTAVAGTFALFALFLSLTAHIAVRNVLGDVELKKAFAVGPVPAAIAVVFTTFGWNSFVALALAIGLDFTLVKYLYGRSNRLSAYVVFIHFVVTVILGVILFGLLVILTSAPI
- a CDS encoding TATA-box-binding protein, with product MTDPKDTINIENVVASTGIGQELDLQSVAMDLEGADYDPEQFPGLVYRTQNPKSAALIFRSGKIVCTGAKSTDDVHESLGIVFDKLRELQIPVDDDPEITVQNIVTSADLGENLNLNAIAIGLGLENIEYEPEQFPGLVYRLDEPSVVALLFGSGKLVITGGKKPEDAEAAVDVIISRLSELGLLSGSL
- a CDS encoding DUF5658 family protein; amino-acid sequence: MASLDAILWGAAALAYGLGDYVTTIVGVRMAGVQEGNPLVRFISGGDPGPGSFAVLKLVSVALFVAAYWTLSPTTARLAVPTALTLLGTVVTARNVQIIRRRV
- a CDS encoding TIGR01177 family methyltransferase yields the protein MELAGEEDAFAAREAEAAATAVEVVAPGLATARGVDIERATLLAYTRRVVELVGKCDPDVDAARALVEAASIDREGTVAVRARDVRGLTGVSTSDAERTVGSALVERGFDVDLDDPDHELRVYFTEGTCLVGWAVAESVRDFSDRKPTDRPFFQPGSMAPVDARAFVNIAGAEPGARILDPMCGTGGVLLEAGLVGADVVGVDAQEKMARGARVNLDHYVDGGHVVRGDATALPFRDDTMDGVVFDAPYGRQSKIETHSLADLVGGALEEVYRVAPQCVMVADRSWVDEAEDAGWDVEQVFERRVHRSLVRYVHILTR